One Primulina tabacum isolate GXHZ01 chromosome 10, ASM2559414v2, whole genome shotgun sequence DNA segment encodes these proteins:
- the LOC142505918 gene encoding serine/threonine-protein kinase SAPK2-like, translating into MERYEVVKDLGFGNFGVAKLVKDKRNDELYAVKYIERGKKIDEHVQREIMNHRSLKHPNIIRFKEVLLTPTHLAIVMEYAAGGELFERICNAGRFSEDEARFFFQQLISGVSYCHSMQICHRDLKLENTLLDGSSTPRLKICDFGYSKSSVLHSQPKSTVGTPAYIAPEVLSRKEYDGKIADVWSCGVTLYVMLVGAYAFEDADDPRNFKKTINRILSVHYSIPDYVRISKECKHLLSRIFVVDPEKRITIGEIKKHPWFIKNLPIELMEEDESSLQMRNGDDCCTQSIEEALAIIQVAREAGEVPKSGGILLGGSMDLDEIDDVDVDVDDAETSGDFVCAV; encoded by the exons ATGGAAAGATATGAGGTAGTGAAAGATTTAGGATTTGGGAATTTTGGTGTGGCCAAGCTTGTGAAAGATAAAAGGAATGATGAGCTCTATGCTGTCAAGTACATCGAAAGGGGCAAAAAG ATTGACGAGCATGTACAGAGGGAAATTATGAATCATAGGTCTTTGAAGCACCCAAACATTATTAGATTCAAGGAG GTCTTGCTTACACCTACCCATCTAGCCATAGTAATGGAATATGCTGCTGGAGGCGAGCTTTTCGAACGAATATGCAATGCAGGAAGATTCAGTGAAGATGAG GCTAGGTTTTTTTTCCAACAGCTGATATCTGGTGTCAGTTATTGTCATTCCATG CAAATTTGCCACAGAGACCTAAAGCTCGAAAACACATTGTTGGATGGGAGTTCAACCCCGCGTCTCAAGATATGTGACTTCGGATACTCTAAG TCATCTGTGCTGCATTCTCAACCAAAATCAACGGTGGGGACGCCTGCTTATATTGCTCCAGAAGTCTTATCAAGAAAAGAGTATGATGGGAag aTTGCGGATGTTTGGTCATGTGGGGTAACATTATATGTGATGTTAGTTGGTGCTTATGCATTTGAAGATGCGGatgatccaagaaatttcaagaaaacaATAAAT AGAATACTTAGTGTACACTATTCAATTCCTGACTATGTCAGAATATCGAAGGAATGCAAGCATCTCTTGTCTCGAATTTTCGTGGTCGACCCTGAAAAG AGAATAACAATCGGGGAGATAAAAAAACACCCATGGTTTATAAAGAACCTACCCATAGAATTGATGGAAGAAGACGAAAGTAGCTTGCAGATGAGAAATGGAGACGATTGTTGTACTCAGAGTATTGAAGAAGCTTTGGCAATAATACAAGTGGCTAGGGAAGCAGGAGAAGTTCCCAAAAGTGGTGGAATTTTGTTGGGAGGAAGCATGGATcttgatgaaattgatgatgTAGATGTAGATGTAGATGATGCAGAGACAAGTGGGGATTTTGTCTGTGCTGTGTGA
- the LOC142505973 gene encoding uncharacterized protein LOC142505973: MTRPIHQLSGDSPGLSTDTSLENQNKRGHIDDNEDMNKTLNEIYMDIRNSKSSIPTDGKTAATKVDSKLPGLHSKGNRVSYASFFKRNRMANDNYKLEFMDTGTDQLEFGLDDIDSIEQTYGICLLGYIISGNPPTAALFDLVKRWGSDIRFQTHESGWIIFTFPSTEVRDRILNGGPYLVFGFHLFLKEMPRCFRFREEDMNTIPSWAQIHGLPPDCWNFNILSKLASRVGNPIHMDMLTHDRKRVKYARVLVEVDTTKQKMTDISVVLPIGKVEVKFLYEQDIKFCVNCKKSGHVVKDCTATINFDGTAEEVIPNNPNTRARSRSVTWNRRSSRGRSRFGQRNSHAPARGKSSTIPIVEQSAEIPVLESSSNKMNLPDTVPLDTRTEQLPETQPRDKGKRTMDNIESNAAGPSNEHAGDSEGYQIVVNKKNNKKKKKGKSVDMKHQGENREMAEFFADMEDGRSCDTELVNLTNKNDNNRYFGNMEKGRQPGIASKSQCMKVVHNFLLNDKGRIFVLWNPNKVNVDVGMCEQAIHVNIDCVATNIRFCVSFVYGLNKIVQRRPLWDNLRNFGDSCSLPWLVLGDFNTILSPDEKKGGLAVRDYDIKDFVECVSSLDLLDLNYIGCLFTWYSPKVCSKLDLVLVNHRWLSSNLQGLAEFVAPGCISDHTISIVSFLQFRQQQHKPFKFFNMWALSDRFLDIVRNNWNLSGYGTAQYRLKELFKNMKKPLTALNKYHFSHISARASAEKKKLQCIQEEMLSSGSIPIEYKDCKRKY, from the exons ATGACTAGGCCCATTCACCAACTCTCGGGTGATTCTCCTGGATTGAGTACTGATACGAGTTTGGAAAATCAGAATAAGCGTGGACATATTGATGATAATGAAGATATGAACAAGACTTTGAATGAGATTTATATGGATATTCGAAACTCCAAATCATCCATTCCCACTGATGGGAAGACTGCTGCTACTAAAGTTGACTCTAAGTTACCTGGATTGCACTCTAAAGGTAATCGAGTGTCATATGCTAGTTTTTTCAAGAGAAATCGTATGGCCAATGATAATTATAAACTTGAGTTCATGGATACTGGCACTGATCAACTCGAGTTTGGTCTAGATGATATAGATTCCATTGAACAGACGTATGGTATCTGTCTTTTGGGGTATATCATCAGTGGTAATCCCCCGACTGCCGCATTATTTGATTTGGTTAAGCGCTGGGGATCGGATATTCGCTTTCAAACTCATGAAAGTGGctggattatcttcaccttcCCTTCTACGGAGGTGAGAGATAGAATATTGAATGGAGGTCCTTACTTAGTATTCGGCTTTCATCTATTTTTGAAAGAAATGCCTCGGTGTTTCAGATTTAGAGAAGAAGATATGAACACAATTCCTTCTTGGGCCCAAATCCATGGGCTGCCTCCGGATTGTTGGAACTTTAATATTCTGAGCAAGCTTGCATCGAGGGTGGGAAATCCAATTCACATGGATATGCTTACCCATGATCGCAAACGTGTTAAATATGCGAGAGTGCTTGTTGAAGTTGACACCACAAAACAGAAAATGACTGATATTAGTGTTGTACTGCCTATTGGGAAGGTAGAGGTGAAGTTTCTTTATGAACAGGACATTAAATTCTGTGTTAATTGCAAGAAGTCAGGGCATGTGGTTAAGGACTGTACTGCTACAATTAATTTTGATGGAACTGCCGAGGAGGTAATTCCTAATAATCCTAATACCAGAGCTAGATCGCGTAGTGTGACTTGGAATAGAAGAAGTTCTAGAGGTAGATCGAGATTTGGACAAAGAAACTCTCATGCACCAGCTCGTGGTAAATCCTCCACCATTCCTATTGTAGAGCAGAGCGCTGAAATACCTGTACTGGAAAGTTCTTCGAATAAAATGAACCTTCCTGATACTGTTCCTTTGGATACAAGAACCGAGCAATTACCTGAAACACAGCCACGGGATAAAGGTAAGAGAACTATGGATAATATTGAATCTAATGCAGCAGGCCCGAGCAATGAACATGCAGGGGATTCAGAAGGCTACCAGATAGTTGTTAATAAGAAAAACaataagaaaaagaagaaagggAAGAGTGTGGATATGAAACATCAGGGTGAGAATAGAGAAATGGCCGAATTCTTCGCAGACATGGAAGATGGAAGATCTTGTGATACTGAACTTGTGAACTTGACCAATAAGAATGACAACAACAGATATTTTGGGAATATGGAGAAGGGGCGGCAACCCGGAATTGCCTCCAAATCTCAAT GTATGAAAGTGGTTCATAATTTCCTTTTGAATGATAAGGGAAGAATTTTTGTGTTGTGGAACCCAAATAAGGTTAATGTGGATGTTGGTATGTGTGAACAAGCTATACATGTCAACATTGATTGTGTGGCAACTAATATCAGATTTTGTGTCTCGTTTGTGTATGGGTTGAATAAAATAGTGCAAAGACGTCCATTGTGGGATAATTTGAGAAATTTTGGTGATTCTTGCTCGCTTCCTTGGCTAGTTTTAGGTGATTTCAATACCATTTTATCACCGGATGAAAAGAAGGGTGGTTTGGCTGTTAGGGATTATGACATTAAAGATTTTGTCGAGTGTGTTTCTTCTCTGGACTTATTAGATCTTAATTACATCGGCTGTCTCTTTACCTGGTATAGTCCGAAAGTATGTAGCAAACTGGATCTTGTTCTTGTTAATCATCGATGGCTATCTTCGAATTTACAAGGTTTAGCTGAATTTGTGGCCCCGGGTTGCATCTCGGATCATACTATCAGTATTGTTTCTTTCCTTCAATTCAGGCAGCAGCAGCATAAGCCGTTCAAATTTTTCAATATGTGGGCTCTTAGTGATCGGTTCCTTGACATTGTCAGGAACAATTGGAATTTATCGGGTTATGGCACTGCGCAATATAGACTCAAAGaattgtttaaaaatatgaagAAGCCTCTAACAGCACTTAACAAGTATCATTTCAGCCATATCTCAGCTCGAGCTAGTGCAGAGAAAAAGAAACTTCAATGTATACAAGAAGAGATGCTTTCTTCGGGTTCTATACCGATTGAGTACAAAGATTGTAAGAGAAAATACTGA